A genomic stretch from Deltaproteobacteria bacterium includes:
- a CDS encoding efflux RND transporter permease subunit — protein sequence MVGRLVGAALRNREVVFLLAAALLVGGLYAARHSPLDVFPEFAPPIVEVQVEAPGLAAEDVEALVTRPLERALGGAPELATLRSSSIAGLAVLTAIYPYGTDPYRARQVVIERLALTAEQLPPGTRPAVSPLSSALTTILAIGMRGASPLVLRDLAEWTIRPRLLAVPGVANVVIYGGGIRQVQVTTTPERLLAARATLDDLATAAAAADAPGGSGFLDRGGQRLPTWLDGRLHGAGDLARAPLPGRNHVPVPLAAVADVGEGPAVAVGDAIVNGEPGVVLLVTKQPEQNVLAVTAAVEDALEAIVRALPADVRVERTMFRQASFVTHALGNLRRALLAGAVLVTLVLLVFTAELRAAMVSVVAIPLSLLAAVAVLRAAGATLNVMVLGGLAIAVGEVVDDAIIDVENAWRRLRGAPAGARPLDVVLAASVEVRSAVVYATVMVALVFLPVFLLGGLEGALFRPLALAYVLATLASLGVALTVTPALALVLLPGAVARHPEPPRLMAALRRRYERALARVLARPAPVLAGSLAAVAVAVGLSPLTHLEFLPEFHETNFVMHMTGAPGVGFAESVRVGSEVGRRLLAVPGVRSVAQVIGRSTLSEDVWGPERSEMMVQLAPDVDAEAVTEALREEAGGVAGFAFDIKQFLNERIEELLGGAGAELVIRLRGLELPSLEQAAATLSERVAAVPGVVDLHAPGALAAPGLRIHPRRDDLLQYGVPAAAVERAVRSALGGVPVGRLLEGERQADVVLRVASDAAADPERFARLPLVTAEGRIVPLGAVADVEIAPLRTAIMHEDGVRTILVRLDARGRALDAVAHDVGRAVAATALPAGVYAEVGGEYAAAAAARQRLVGLGVLALLGIFVLLVLDFRSARLAALTMVNVPLAFVGGLAAVLLAGGGQLSLGAIVGFVTVFGITIRNGIVLIAYFQQVERAHGRVLDHAGLVRAAADRLAPILMTALVTGIALLPLLLLGGRAGGEIEQPMALVIVGGLFTSTWLNLFVVPVWYARVTTPAGAPPRGARAAPP from the coding sequence ATGGTGGGCCGACTCGTCGGCGCGGCGCTCCGTAACCGCGAAGTCGTCTTCCTCCTCGCCGCGGCGCTTCTGGTGGGCGGCCTCTACGCGGCGCGTCATTCCCCCCTCGACGTCTTTCCCGAGTTCGCCCCGCCGATCGTCGAGGTCCAGGTGGAGGCGCCGGGGCTCGCGGCCGAGGACGTGGAGGCCCTCGTCACCCGGCCGCTCGAGCGCGCGCTCGGCGGCGCGCCCGAGCTGGCGACGCTGCGCTCGTCGTCGATCGCGGGCCTCGCCGTGCTGACCGCCATCTACCCCTACGGGACCGATCCCTACCGAGCTCGCCAGGTCGTGATCGAACGGCTCGCGCTCACCGCCGAGCAGCTGCCTCCGGGCACGCGCCCGGCGGTCTCGCCGCTCTCCTCGGCGCTGACGACGATCCTGGCGATCGGCATGCGCGGCGCGTCGCCGCTCGTCCTGCGCGACCTGGCCGAATGGACCATCCGCCCGCGGCTGCTGGCCGTGCCGGGGGTCGCCAACGTGGTGATCTACGGCGGCGGCATCCGCCAGGTACAGGTGACGACCACCCCGGAGCGGCTGCTGGCGGCCCGCGCGACGCTCGACGACCTCGCCACCGCCGCTGCCGCGGCGGACGCGCCGGGCGGCTCGGGGTTCCTCGACCGCGGCGGGCAGCGGCTGCCCACCTGGCTCGACGGCCGGCTGCACGGCGCCGGCGATCTCGCGCGGGCGCCGCTCCCGGGCCGGAATCACGTGCCCGTGCCGCTCGCCGCGGTCGCCGACGTGGGGGAGGGGCCGGCGGTCGCCGTGGGCGACGCGATCGTGAACGGCGAGCCCGGCGTCGTGCTGCTCGTCACCAAGCAGCCCGAGCAGAACGTGCTGGCCGTCACCGCGGCGGTCGAGGACGCGCTCGAGGCGATCGTGCGCGCGCTGCCCGCCGACGTGCGCGTCGAGCGGACGATGTTCCGCCAGGCGAGCTTCGTGACGCACGCCCTTGGCAACCTGCGCCGCGCGCTCCTGGCCGGCGCCGTCCTGGTAACGCTCGTGCTCCTGGTCTTCACCGCCGAGCTGCGGGCGGCGATGGTGAGCGTGGTCGCCATCCCGCTCTCGCTGCTCGCGGCCGTGGCCGTGCTGCGCGCGGCGGGCGCGACCCTCAACGTCATGGTGCTCGGCGGCCTCGCGATCGCCGTCGGGGAGGTGGTGGACGACGCGATCATCGACGTCGAGAACGCCTGGCGGCGGCTGCGCGGCGCGCCCGCCGGCGCCCGCCCCCTCGACGTCGTGCTCGCCGCCTCGGTGGAGGTGCGCAGCGCCGTCGTCTACGCGACGGTCATGGTGGCCCTCGTCTTCCTGCCCGTCTTCCTGCTCGGCGGTCTCGAGGGCGCGCTGTTCCGCCCGCTGGCGCTCGCCTACGTGCTGGCGACGCTCGCCTCGCTCGGCGTCGCGCTCACGGTGACGCCGGCGCTGGCGCTCGTGCTGCTCCCGGGCGCCGTCGCGCGCCATCCGGAGCCGCCACGGCTCATGGCGGCGCTCCGCCGCCGCTACGAGCGGGCGCTCGCCCGCGTGCTCGCCCGCCCGGCGCCCGTCCTCGCCGGCAGCCTCGCGGCCGTCGCAGTGGCCGTCGGCCTGAGCCCTCTCACGCACCTCGAGTTCCTGCCCGAGTTCCACGAGACGAACTTCGTGATGCACATGACCGGTGCGCCGGGGGTGGGCTTCGCGGAGTCGGTCCGGGTGGGCTCCGAGGTGGGCAGGCGCCTCCTCGCCGTCCCCGGCGTGCGCTCGGTGGCGCAGGTGATCGGCCGCTCGACCCTCTCGGAGGACGTCTGGGGCCCCGAGCGCAGCGAGATGATGGTGCAGCTCGCACCCGACGTCGATGCGGAGGCGGTGACCGAGGCGCTCCGGGAGGAGGCCGGCGGCGTGGCCGGCTTCGCCTTCGACATCAAGCAATTCCTGAACGAACGCATCGAGGAGCTGCTCGGCGGCGCCGGCGCCGAGCTGGTCATCCGGCTGCGCGGGCTGGAGCTGCCGAGCCTCGAGCAGGCGGCCGCCACGCTGAGCGAGCGGGTCGCGGCGGTCCCCGGCGTGGTGGATCTCCACGCGCCCGGGGCGCTCGCCGCGCCCGGCTTGCGCATCCACCCGCGCCGCGACGATCTCCTGCAGTACGGCGTGCCGGCGGCCGCCGTCGAGCGCGCGGTGCGCAGCGCCCTCGGGGGCGTGCCGGTCGGGCGCCTCCTCGAGGGCGAGCGCCAGGCCGACGTCGTCCTCCGCGTCGCCTCCGACGCGGCCGCCGACCCCGAGCGCTTCGCCCGGCTGCCGCTGGTGACGGCGGAGGGACGGATCGTGCCGCTCGGCGCCGTCGCCGACGTCGAGATCGCGCCGCTGCGCACGGCGATCATGCACGAGGACGGCGTGCGCACCATTCTCGTGCGCCTCGACGCCCGCGGGCGCGCGCTCGACGCCGTGGCGCACGACGTCGGCCGCGCCGTGGCGGCGACCGCACTGCCGGCGGGCGTCTACGCCGAGGTGGGCGGCGAGTACGCGGCCGCCGCGGCGGCGCGCCAGCGGCTCGTCGGCCTCGGCGTCCTCGCGCTGCTCGGCATCTTCGTCCTTCTCGTCCTCGACTTCCGCTCGGCGCGGCTCGCCGCGCTCACCATGGTGAACGTGCCGCTCGCGTTCGTGGGCGGGCTCGCCGCCGTCTTGCTGGCGGGCGGCGGGCAGCTCTCGCTCGGCGCGATCGTCGGGTTCGTCACCGTCTTCGGCATCACCATCCGCAACGGCATCGTGCTGATCGCCTACTTCCAGCAGGTGGAGCGCGCGCACGGCCGGGTGCTCGACCATGCCGGGCTGGTCAGGGCGGCCGCCGACCGGCTGGCGCCGATCCTCATGACGGCGCTCGTGACCGGTATCGCGCTGCTGCCGCTCCTGCTGCTCGGCGGGCGCGCCGGCGGGGAGATCGAGCAGCCGATGGCGCTGGTCATCGTCGGCGGGCTCTTCACGTCGACCTGGCTGAACCTCTTCGTCGTACCGGTGTGGTACGCGCGGGTCACGACGCCGGCGGGCGCTCCGCCCCGAGGGGCGCGAGCAGCTCCTCCATGA
- a CDS encoding metal ABC transporter permease has protein sequence MSALAEILSPDFLLRDALFGSILVGVVCPLVGAYFVLRRMIFLGVALPQLSAAGIASAFVAFQFLVGPHEHGQVSERALAMAGSFAFTLGGLLVLAAFERQGKETVEARIGVTYAVAAALTILFLAADPHGDAQMVNLLKGDILATTSTSLAVLVGVFGAVTAVLFAFRKEFLLVSFDRDLAVVFGKRVGLWDGLLYLLIGVTISLGVMTAGPLVTFGFLVVPPLTARLVTRRMLSFSLVAAVLGGASAFGGFYLAYRIDLPLGPAEVALASLLLALVGAGTALRRAVGRLAS, from the coding sequence ATGAGCGCGCTCGCCGAGATCCTGAGCCCGGACTTCCTCCTGCGCGACGCGCTCTTCGGCAGCATCCTCGTCGGCGTCGTCTGCCCGCTCGTCGGCGCCTACTTCGTCCTGCGCCGGATGATCTTCCTCGGCGTCGCCCTCCCGCAGCTCTCGGCCGCCGGCATCGCGTCGGCATTCGTCGCCTTTCAATTCCTCGTCGGGCCGCACGAGCACGGCCAGGTGAGCGAGCGCGCCCTCGCCATGGCGGGCTCGTTCGCCTTCACCCTCGGCGGCCTGCTCGTGCTCGCCGCCTTCGAGCGCCAGGGAAAGGAGACGGTCGAAGCGCGGATCGGCGTCACCTACGCGGTCGCGGCCGCGCTCACCATCCTCTTCCTCGCCGCCGATCCGCACGGCGACGCGCAGATGGTGAACCTGCTGAAAGGCGACATCCTCGCGACGACCTCGACGAGCCTGGCCGTGCTGGTCGGGGTGTTCGGCGCGGTCACTGCCGTGCTCTTCGCCTTTCGCAAGGAGTTCCTCCTGGTCTCCTTCGACCGCGACCTCGCCGTCGTCTTCGGAAAGCGCGTTGGCCTCTGGGACGGGCTCCTCTACCTCCTGATCGGCGTGACGATCTCGCTCGGCGTGATGACCGCGGGCCCGCTCGTGACCTTCGGCTTCCTCGTCGTCCCGCCGCTGACGGCGCGTCTCGTGACCCGCCGGATGCTGTCCTTCTCGCTCGTCGCGGCGGTGCTGGGGGGCGCCTCGGCCTTCGGCGGCTTCTACCTCGCCTACCGAATCGACCTGCCGCTCGGCCCGGCGGAGGTGGCCCTCGCGAGCCTGCTCCTCGCGTTGGTCGGGGCCGGGACCGCGCTCCGGCGGGCGGTCGGCCGCCTGGCGTCGTGA
- a CDS encoding zinc ABC transporter substrate-binding protein, with the protein MTMMRLIRLPFVLSLALLAAAATGADKLKVVTTIPDLADMTRQIGGDQVDVTSLATGVEDIHAVPMKPSFAVTLNRADAVVLLGLEAEHAFLPALLEAARNPKILRDTPGYIDCSVYITPLDVPTRIDRSLGDVHPMGNPHYNVDPVMGKEAARAIADGLSRLRPEHEADFKKNLAAFEAKLDAAIARWEREAAPLRGKKLVSYHPDLIYFAERFGMEPVGTIEIRAGVDPTPGHIADLEERMRREKVDLVVRELHYPAGLAETVARATGAKLVELPVMTGGVPEAKDYISFIDYDLHTMLKAVQGS; encoded by the coding sequence ATGACCATGATGCGTCTCATCCGATTGCCTTTCGTGCTGAGCTTGGCCCTGCTCGCCGCCGCCGCGACCGGCGCCGACAAGCTCAAGGTGGTGACCACCATCCCCGACCTCGCCGACATGACCCGCCAGATCGGCGGCGACCAGGTCGACGTGACGAGCCTCGCCACCGGCGTCGAGGACATCCACGCCGTGCCGATGAAGCCGAGCTTCGCCGTGACGCTGAATCGCGCCGACGCGGTCGTGCTCCTCGGTCTGGAAGCGGAGCACGCCTTCCTCCCCGCGCTGCTCGAGGCGGCGCGCAACCCGAAGATCCTGCGCGACACGCCCGGCTACATCGACTGCTCCGTCTACATCACCCCGCTCGACGTCCCGACCCGCATCGACCGCTCCCTCGGCGATGTGCATCCCATGGGCAACCCGCACTACAACGTCGATCCGGTGATGGGGAAGGAGGCGGCGCGGGCGATCGCCGACGGGCTGTCGCGGCTCCGCCCCGAGCACGAGGCCGACTTCAAGAAGAACCTCGCCGCCTTCGAGGCGAAGCTCGACGCCGCGATCGCGCGCTGGGAGCGCGAGGCGGCGCCGCTTCGGGGGAAGAAGCTGGTGAGCTATCATCCCGATCTCATCTACTTCGCCGAGCGTTTCGGCATGGAACCGGTGGGCACGATCGAGATCCGGGCGGGCGTCGACCCGACGCCGGGGCACATCGCCGACCTCGAGGAGCGCATGCGCCGCGAGAAGGTGGACCTGGTCGTGCGCGAGCTGCACTATCCGGCGGGGCTGGCGGAGACGGTCGCGCGGGCGACCGGCGCGAAGCTGGTCGAGCTGCCGGTGATGACGGGCGGCGTCCCCGAGGCCAAGGACTACATCAGCTTCATCGACTACGACCTGCACACGATGCTGAAGGCCGTGCAGGGGAGCTGA
- a CDS encoding metal ABC transporter ATP-binding protein produces the protein MPGALLTLRDVSLGYEGRPVLQHLTLAIERGEFLALLGPNGAGKTTLLRGLVGLIPVLAGELTYGLDRRASPPGYVPQRDTLDPIFPLSALEVVVMGTYARLRPLRPVGGRQWRLAAECLAQVGLAALAPHPFWSLSGGQKQRVLIARALAAEPELLLLDEPTAGVDPGASAAIMETITRLNRERRLTVVLVTHQLRLVRPVVQSVIWVDAGSATKGPTEVMLAPERIADVFGALAAGG, from the coding sequence ATGCCGGGCGCTCTCCTGACCTTGCGCGACGTGAGCCTCGGCTACGAGGGCCGCCCCGTCCTCCAGCATCTCACGCTCGCCATCGAGCGGGGCGAGTTCCTCGCCCTCCTCGGCCCCAACGGCGCCGGCAAGACCACCCTGCTGCGCGGGCTCGTCGGGCTCATCCCGGTGCTCGCCGGCGAGCTGACCTACGGGCTCGACCGCCGCGCGAGCCCGCCGGGATACGTGCCGCAGCGGGACACGCTCGACCCGATCTTCCCGCTCTCGGCGCTCGAGGTCGTCGTGATGGGGACGTACGCGCGCCTGCGCCCCCTGCGCCCCGTCGGCGGGCGCCAGTGGCGGCTCGCGGCCGAGTGCCTGGCGCAAGTGGGACTCGCGGCGCTCGCGCCGCATCCTTTCTGGTCGCTGTCGGGCGGCCAGAAGCAGCGCGTCCTGATCGCGCGTGCGCTCGCCGCCGAGCCGGAGCTGCTCCTCCTCGACGAGCCGACGGCCGGCGTCGACCCGGGCGCCTCGGCGGCGATCATGGAAACGATCACGCGCCTCAATCGCGAGCGCCGCCTGACCGTCGTCCTCGTGACGCACCAGCTCCGGCTCGTCCGGCCGGTCGTCCAGAGCGTCATCTGGGTCGACGCAGGCAGCGCCACCAAGGGCCCGACGGAGGTGATGCTGGCCCCGGAGCGGATCGCCGACGTCTTCGGCGCGCTGGCGGCCGGCGGATGA
- a CDS encoding 1-acyl-sn-glycerol-3-phosphate acyltransferase, with protein sequence MSGARGPAGGVVEQRPERERPTVTTRGRGARAVRLAAAVASALVHLVAYRASALVWGASPSRALAFLRHWSVRAWRWLDLEVRAEGIPSPGPCVYVANHRSYLDVPLLAGVLGASFMSRADVAGWWIVGAAAKLVGSVFVERDDPRGRVRAARGLARRLASASVIVFPEGKTGARRLPGPFHPGLFRLLHRLGVPVVPVTIRYGDRRAYWTDDSRLVSHLWTRVLAGPSLPVAVHVGTALDPRAEADGESLARAAYHAVCRPIEDLDELV encoded by the coding sequence ATGAGCGGCGCCCGTGGCCCGGCGGGCGGGGTCGTGGAGCAGCGTCCGGAGCGGGAACGTCCGACGGTCACGACGCGCGGGCGCGGCGCGCGGGCCGTGCGGCTGGCGGCGGCGGTCGCGAGCGCGCTCGTCCACCTGGTCGCCTATCGCGCCTCCGCGCTCGTGTGGGGCGCCTCGCCGTCGCGCGCGCTCGCCTTCCTCCGGCACTGGAGCGTGCGCGCGTGGCGCTGGCTCGACCTCGAGGTCCGCGCGGAAGGAATCCCCTCGCCAGGCCCCTGCGTGTACGTCGCCAACCATCGCAGCTACCTCGACGTCCCGCTCCTCGCCGGCGTGCTGGGAGCGAGCTTCATGAGCCGGGCCGACGTCGCCGGCTGGTGGATCGTCGGCGCGGCAGCGAAGCTCGTCGGGTCGGTGTTCGTCGAGCGCGACGATCCGCGCGGCCGCGTCCGGGCGGCGCGCGGGCTCGCGCGGCGCCTGGCGTCCGCCAGCGTCATCGTGTTCCCGGAAGGCAAGACCGGCGCCCGGCGGCTGCCGGGGCCCTTTCACCCGGGGCTCTTCCGACTGCTCCACCGCCTCGGCGTCCCGGTCGTCCCGGTGACGATCCGCTACGGCGACCGTCGCGCGTACTGGACGGACGACAGCCGGCTCGTCTCGCATCTCTGGACGCGGGTTCTCGCCGGACCGAGCCTGCCGGTGGCCGTGCACGTCGGCACGGCGCTCGATCCGCGCGCCGAGGCGGACGGCGAGAGCCTCGCGCGGGCGGCCTACCATGCGGTCTGCCGCCCCATCGAGGACCTCGACGAGCTCGTCTGA
- a CDS encoding PAS domain S-box protein: MKRAIHLPSVRTSLRLLPVGKKLGLIVVLFVFIVACLLMLANAQMEILSAVRAYVGGEGLWSKGEKDAVHHLARYADTRHERDYRRYLAAIAVPLGDKQARLELGKPRPDLHVVRQGFVRGRNHPDDVGRLAMLFRRFRHERYMAKAIAIWTAGDRYIAAIAERGEALHAEIGSGRPNAERVGALLREISRLDQRVTPLEDAFSRTLSKGARHVKRLLLEITVLIAALLLSSGVLLSWMMLRHIRAWEARYRHLLDTANDAIIVASLETGIILDANRKTEELLGVPVSRILGTRQAELHPESEQDTYRRLFAEEVRTGHATNGDLHLRRADGQLVPVEISAAVTELGGRAVVQSIFRDITERTRADRALRESEERYRGLFEDANDLVYTHDLAGNFTSINRAAERITGYPATEATRVNLAQIVAPEHLELAREMVSRKVVSGGPTVYELDVITRDGGRVPLEVSTRLMLRDGKPVGVQGIARDIRERRRIEAERAELLAREQAARAEAELANRAKDEFLATLSHELRTPLSAILIWARLLRSGRLEPDARTRALEVIERNTKLQARLIEDLLEVSRIIAGKLRLELTPVDLAATVESAIDAVRAAADAKEITLECELDHGIGPVRGDRNRLQQIVWNLVANAIKFTPSGGRVAVRLARDAHDAVISVRDTGIGIPADFLPHIFERFRQADSTSTRAHGGLGLGLAIVRHLVERHGGTVTAASPGEGQGATFTVRLPVPAKDVEAGDAAWLSGLARRPGPSPLSLHGLHVLLVEDESDMRESVTVSLELCGARVTAVGAAPAALEILDRDPPDIVLCDIGMPGEDGYALVRKIRSRGAERGGQIPAVALTAYARDEDRSRALDAGFQIHVAKPVEPTEIARVVADLCRSTARVGRVAAARGR, encoded by the coding sequence GTGAAGCGGGCGATCCATCTCCCCTCCGTCCGGACCTCCCTGCGCCTCCTCCCCGTCGGCAAGAAGCTCGGCCTCATCGTCGTCCTCTTCGTCTTCATCGTCGCCTGCCTGCTCATGCTCGCCAACGCGCAGATGGAGATCCTGTCGGCGGTGCGGGCCTACGTGGGCGGCGAGGGCCTGTGGTCGAAGGGCGAGAAGGACGCCGTCCACCATCTTGCGCGCTACGCCGACACGCGACACGAGCGCGACTACCGCCGGTATCTCGCCGCCATCGCCGTGCCGCTCGGCGACAAGCAGGCGCGGCTCGAGCTCGGGAAGCCCAGGCCGGATCTCCACGTGGTGCGGCAGGGATTCGTCCGGGGGCGCAATCATCCTGACGACGTCGGCCGCCTGGCGATGCTCTTCCGGCGGTTCCGCCACGAGAGGTACATGGCGAAGGCGATCGCCATCTGGACCGCCGGCGACCGCTACATCGCCGCGATCGCCGAGCGGGGCGAGGCGCTCCACGCCGAGATCGGCTCCGGCCGGCCGAATGCGGAGCGCGTCGGCGCGCTCCTCCGCGAGATCAGCCGGCTCGACCAGCGCGTGACGCCGCTCGAGGACGCCTTCTCGCGCACGCTCTCCAAAGGGGCACGGCACGTCAAGCGGCTGCTGCTCGAGATCACGGTGCTGATCGCCGCGCTCCTGCTGAGCAGCGGCGTGCTGCTCTCCTGGATGATGCTGCGGCACATTCGCGCCTGGGAGGCGCGCTACCGCCACCTCCTCGACACGGCCAACGACGCCATCATCGTGGCCAGCCTCGAGACCGGCATCATCCTCGACGCGAACCGCAAGACCGAGGAGCTGCTCGGCGTCCCGGTGAGCCGCATCCTCGGCACGCGCCAGGCGGAGCTCCACCCTGAGAGCGAGCAGGACACGTACCGGCGCCTCTTCGCGGAGGAGGTCCGCACCGGCCATGCGACCAACGGCGACCTGCATCTCCGCCGCGCGGACGGGCAGCTCGTGCCGGTCGAGATCAGCGCCGCGGTCACGGAGCTCGGCGGACGGGCCGTCGTGCAGAGCATCTTCCGGGACATCACCGAGCGCACGCGCGCCGACCGGGCGCTGCGCGAGAGCGAGGAGCGCTATCGCGGGCTCTTCGAGGACGCCAACGACCTGGTCTACACGCACGACCTGGCGGGCAACTTCACGTCGATCAACAGGGCGGCCGAGCGGATCACCGGCTACCCGGCGACCGAGGCGACCCGCGTGAACCTTGCCCAGATCGTCGCGCCCGAGCACCTGGAGCTCGCCCGCGAGATGGTGAGCCGCAAGGTCGTGTCCGGCGGCCCGACGGTCTACGAGCTGGACGTCATCACCAGGGACGGCGGCCGCGTGCCGCTCGAGGTGAGCACGCGGCTCATGCTGCGCGACGGCAAGCCGGTGGGCGTGCAGGGCATCGCGCGCGACATCCGGGAGCGGCGGCGGATCGAGGCGGAGCGGGCAGAGCTGCTTGCCCGCGAGCAGGCCGCGCGTGCCGAGGCGGAGCTCGCGAACCGCGCCAAGGACGAGTTCCTCGCCACGCTCTCGCACGAGCTGCGGACGCCGCTCAGCGCCATCCTCATCTGGGCGCGCCTCCTGCGCTCCGGCCGGCTCGAGCCGGACGCCCGGACCCGCGCGCTCGAGGTGATCGAGCGCAACACGAAGCTCCAGGCTCGCCTCATCGAGGACCTCCTCGAGGTCTCGCGCATCATCGCCGGCAAGCTGCGTCTCGAGCTGACGCCCGTCGACCTGGCGGCGACCGTCGAGAGCGCCATCGACGCGGTCCGTGCGGCGGCCGACGCGAAGGAGATCACCCTCGAGTGCGAGCTCGACCACGGCATCGGTCCCGTGCGCGGCGATCGCAACCGGCTGCAGCAGATCGTCTGGAACCTCGTCGCCAACGCCATCAAGTTCACGCCGAGCGGCGGGCGCGTCGCCGTCCGGCTCGCGCGCGACGCGCATGACGCCGTGATCAGCGTGCGTGACACGGGCATCGGGATTCCGGCCGACTTCCTGCCGCACATCTTCGAGCGCTTCCGGCAGGCCGACAGCACGAGCACGCGCGCGCACGGGGGGCTGGGGCTCGGGCTGGCGATCGTGCGCCACCTGGTCGAGCGGCACGGCGGCACGGTGACGGCCGCGAGTCCGGGCGAGGGCCAGGGCGCCACCTTCACGGTGCGGCTCCCGGTGCCGGCGAAGGATGTCGAGGCGGGCGACGCCGCGTGGCTCAGCGGGCTCGCGCGACGCCCCGGCCCGAGCCCCCTGTCGCTCCACGGCCTCCACGTGCTCCTCGTCGAAGACGAGTCCGACATGCGCGAATCGGTGACCGTGAGCCTCGAGCTGTGCGGCGCACGCGTGACGGCCGTCGGCGCCGCGCCGGCGGCGCTCGAGATACTCGACCGCGACCCGCCCGACATCGTCCTCTGCGACATCGGCATGCCGGGCGAGGACGGCTACGCGCTGGTGCGCAAGATCCGATCGCGCGGCGCGGAGCGAGGCGGGCAGATCCCGGCGGTCGCGCTCACGGCGTATGCCCGGGACGAAGACCGCAGCCGCGCGCTCGACGCGGGTTTCCAGATCCACGTCGCCAAGCCGGTCGAGCCGACCGAGATCGCGCGCGTCGTCGCCGACCTCTGCCGCTCGACGGCGCGCGTCGGCCGGGTGGCGGCCGCGAGGGGACGGTAG
- a CDS encoding HlyD family efflux transporter periplasmic adaptor subunit, with product MRARALLLCTLALVACRSEERKRPEGARAERSASVPGVETAAAVAEPMRDFVRAFGAVVADEQLAEVRDARTQLAQAAARLRLAAQQVRRLEELAKGAVAPRKELDAARAEEAAASAEAARAAKALAAFGGENDHAPLGADEEWVIAHVPQTDVPRIASGAEAAFSPDAFPASELAARVDAAAAYVDPTTRTAPVRLRVRDPAQQLRPGMTGAVTLEVGPAHDAVVVPVTAVVYDDAQPVVFVEEAGGRYTLRAVKLGIVRRDRVEIASGVEPGARVVVTGAASLLSATRLPPEGEE from the coding sequence GTGAGGGCGCGGGCGCTCCTCCTCTGCACGCTCGCGCTCGTGGCCTGCCGGAGCGAGGAGCGGAAGCGGCCCGAAGGGGCGCGGGCGGAGCGGTCCGCGAGCGTGCCCGGCGTCGAAACGGCGGCCGCGGTCGCCGAGCCGATGCGGGACTTCGTCCGCGCCTTCGGCGCGGTGGTGGCCGACGAGCAGCTCGCCGAGGTGCGCGACGCCCGGACGCAGCTCGCCCAGGCCGCGGCGCGGCTCCGTCTCGCCGCGCAGCAGGTCCGCCGGCTCGAGGAGCTCGCCAAGGGCGCGGTCGCCCCCCGCAAGGAGCTCGACGCGGCGCGCGCCGAGGAGGCGGCGGCGTCGGCGGAGGCGGCGCGTGCGGCCAAGGCGCTGGCCGCGTTCGGCGGCGAGAACGATCACGCGCCCCTCGGCGCCGACGAGGAGTGGGTGATCGCGCACGTGCCGCAGACCGACGTCCCACGCATCGCCTCCGGCGCCGAGGCCGCTTTCAGCCCCGACGCCTTCCCGGCGAGCGAGCTGGCGGCGCGCGTCGATGCCGCGGCGGCCTACGTGGACCCCACGACGCGCACGGCGCCGGTCCGCCTGCGCGTCCGCGATCCCGCGCAGCAGCTGCGCCCGGGGATGACCGGCGCCGTCACGCTCGAGGTGGGGCCCGCGCACGACGCGGTCGTGGTGCCCGTCACGGCGGTGGTCTACGACGACGCGCAGCCCGTCGTTTTCGTCGAGGAGGCGGGAGGGCGATACACGCTGCGCGCGGTGAAGCTCGGCATCGTGCGCCGAGACCGCGTCGAGATCGCGAGCGGCGTCGAGCCGGGAGCGCGGGTCGTCGTGACGGGCGCCGCGAGCCTGCTCTCGGCGACGCGGCTGCCGCCAGAGGGTGAGGAGTAG